The Prunus persica cultivar Lovell chromosome G7, Prunus_persica_NCBIv2, whole genome shotgun sequence genome has a segment encoding these proteins:
- the LOC18770292 gene encoding ELMO domain-containing protein A isoform X2, giving the protein MGSVMASRTLRKRLHHGDVDGKKNEHLETSGSDDLNEPLLGNYYSDTHAEGSSLEETCDDERRKEHLHWTLLFSQLIAQWARWLANIVLGSGSLIGRLLTFPSTTQNGQRTKLRAPPLSPLQEARLRKLRQRLEVPFDGSRVEHQDALLQLWRLAYPDKELPPLKSELWKQMGWQGSDPSTDFRGGGFISLENLIFFAQQYPESFQRLLHKQDGTRAEWEYPFAVAGINISFVLAQMLDLQSEPASLAGTRFLELLQEDEMAFDNLYCVAFQMMDAQWLAKRASYMEFNDVLKSTRSQLERELALEDVSSVKDLPAYNMLRR; this is encoded by the exons ATGGGAAGCGTCATGGCTTCAAGAACTTTGCGGAAAAGGCTTCATCATGGGGATGTTGATGGGAAAAAGAATGAGCATTTAGAGACATCAGGGTCAGATGATCTTAATGAGCCTCTACTGGGGAATTATTATTCAGATACGCATGCTGAG GGATCCTCACTTGAAGAGACGTGCGATGATGAACGGAGAAAGGAACACCTCCATTGGACCCTTCTGTTTTCTCAGTTGATTGCACAGTGGGCACGGTGGTTAG caAATATTGTTCTTGGATCGGGATCGCTTATTGGGCGGCTTTTGACCTTCCCTTCAACTACACAAAATGGACAAAGAACTAAGTTGCGTGCACCACCCCTTAGTCCTCTGCAA GAAGCAAGACTCAGAAAGCTGCGACAAAGGCTTGAAGTACCCTTTGATGGCTCTCGTGTGGAGCATCAA GATGCACTTTTACAGTTATGGAGGTTGGCTTATCCGGATAAGGAGCTCCCACCTCTTAAATCAGAGCTTTGGAAACAGATGGGATGGCAAGGTTCAGACCCTTCAACAGACTTTAG AGGCGGGGGATTTATATCATTGGAGAATCTTATATTCTTCGCACAACAGTATCCG GAATCATTCCAAAGATTGTTGCACAAACAAGATGGAACTAGAGCTGAGTGGGAATATCCCTTTGCTGTAGCTGGTATCAATATTTCTTTTGTCTTGGCACAAATGTTGGATCTTCAATcag AGCCAGCTAGTTTGGCAGGCACCCGTTTTCTCGAACTGCTTCAAGAAGATGAAATGGCATTTGATAACCTTTATTGTGTAGCCTTCCAGATGATGGATGCTCAATGGCTTGCAAAACGTGCTTCCTATATGGAGTTCAAT GATGTTCTGAAGTCTACAAGAAGTCAGCTAGAGCGTGAGCTTGCACTTGAAGATGTCTCAAGTGTAAAAGATTTGCCAGCATACAATATGTTGAGAAGATGA
- the LOC18770292 gene encoding ELMO domain-containing protein A isoform X1: MGSVMASRTLRKRLHHGDVDGKKNEHLETSGSDDLNEPLLGNYYSDTHAEGSSLEETCDDERRKEHLHWTLLFSQLIAQWARWLANIVLGSGSLIGRLLTFPSTTQNGQRTKLRAPPLSPLQEARLRKLRQRLEVPFDGSRVEHQDALLQLWRLAYPDKELPPLKSELWKQMGWQGSDPSTDFRGGGFISLENLIFFAQQYPESFQRLLHKQDGTRAEWEYPFAVAGINISFVLAQMLDLQSAEPASLAGTRFLELLQEDEMAFDNLYCVAFQMMDAQWLAKRASYMEFNDVLKSTRSQLERELALEDVSSVKDLPAYNMLRR, from the exons ATGGGAAGCGTCATGGCTTCAAGAACTTTGCGGAAAAGGCTTCATCATGGGGATGTTGATGGGAAAAAGAATGAGCATTTAGAGACATCAGGGTCAGATGATCTTAATGAGCCTCTACTGGGGAATTATTATTCAGATACGCATGCTGAG GGATCCTCACTTGAAGAGACGTGCGATGATGAACGGAGAAAGGAACACCTCCATTGGACCCTTCTGTTTTCTCAGTTGATTGCACAGTGGGCACGGTGGTTAG caAATATTGTTCTTGGATCGGGATCGCTTATTGGGCGGCTTTTGACCTTCCCTTCAACTACACAAAATGGACAAAGAACTAAGTTGCGTGCACCACCCCTTAGTCCTCTGCAA GAAGCAAGACTCAGAAAGCTGCGACAAAGGCTTGAAGTACCCTTTGATGGCTCTCGTGTGGAGCATCAA GATGCACTTTTACAGTTATGGAGGTTGGCTTATCCGGATAAGGAGCTCCCACCTCTTAAATCAGAGCTTTGGAAACAGATGGGATGGCAAGGTTCAGACCCTTCAACAGACTTTAG AGGCGGGGGATTTATATCATTGGAGAATCTTATATTCTTCGCACAACAGTATCCG GAATCATTCCAAAGATTGTTGCACAAACAAGATGGAACTAGAGCTGAGTGGGAATATCCCTTTGCTGTAGCTGGTATCAATATTTCTTTTGTCTTGGCACAAATGTTGGATCTTCAATcag CAGAGCCAGCTAGTTTGGCAGGCACCCGTTTTCTCGAACTGCTTCAAGAAGATGAAATGGCATTTGATAACCTTTATTGTGTAGCCTTCCAGATGATGGATGCTCAATGGCTTGCAAAACGTGCTTCCTATATGGAGTTCAAT GATGTTCTGAAGTCTACAAGAAGTCAGCTAGAGCGTGAGCTTGCACTTGAAGATGTCTCAAGTGTAAAAGATTTGCCAGCATACAATATGTTGAGAAGATGA
- the LOC109950319 gene encoding uncharacterized protein LOC109950319 has protein sequence MVLEEEVFMRQPQGYEDPAHPEYVCKLKKSLYGLKQAPRAWNAKFTGYLPALGFKISHSDPSLFVKHEGSDVIVLLLYVDDIILTGSNADLVQNVVDNLSSVFEMKDMGRLAYFLGLQIAYPASGGLFVSQTKYAKDLLHKAGMQSCRACSTPCKPHNQILTDCGEPLSDPTMFRSVVGALQYLTFTRPDLAYAVNTVCQYMNNPTYVHWLLVKRILRYVQGTLSFGINFTSSTRVSDPWQLSAYSDADWAGDINTRRSTTGFVVFLGPNPISWQSKKQGSVSRSSTEAEYRALANTAADIAWIRQVLQDVKFFLPNPPVMYCDNLSALALSSNPVYHSRIKHLDIDYHFVREKVQKKDLLVQYVPTEEQVADVFTKGLHSPIFSRHCSHLRLGDVTG, from the coding sequence ATGGTATTAGAGGAGGAGGTGTTTATGCGTCAACCACAAGGGTATGAAGATCCTGCTCATCCAGAGTATGTGTGTAAGCTCAAGAAATCATTATATGGTCTAAAGCAAGCTCCAAGGGCTTGGAATGCTAAATTCACAGGATATCTGCCAGCACTGGGGTTCAAAATATCTCACTCTGATCCGAGTCTGTTTGTGAAACACGAAGGTTCAGATGTGATCGTGTTGCTGCTATATGTCGATGATATTATATTAACTGGCTCTAATGCAGATTTGGTACAAAATGTGGTTGATAACCTGAGTTCAGtttttgaaatgaaagatATGGGTCGCCTTGCTTATTTCTTAGGATTGCAAATTGCATATCCTGCCTCAGGAGGTTTGTTTGTGAGTCAAACGAAATATGCTAAGGACCTGTTGCATAAAGCTGGAATGCAGTCGTGCAGAGCATGTTCAACTCCATGTAAACCacataatcaaattttgaCAGATTGTGGTGAACCGTTATCTGATCCCACCATGTTTAGAAGTGTTGTTGGGGCTTTACAGTATTTGACATTCACAAGACCTGACTTGGCCTATGCAGTAAACACAGTCTGTCAATATATGAATAATCCTACTTATGTTCATTGGTTGCTAGTCAAAAGAATCTTAAGATATGTTCAAGGCACTCTGAGCTTTGGCATCAATTTTACGAGCAGTACTAGAGTAAGTGATCCTTGGCAGTTGTCAGCATATAGTGATGCTGACTGGGCTGGGGACATCAACACAAGGAGATCTACCACAGGTTTTGTAGTGTTTTTAGGACCTAATCCCATCTCTTGGCAGTCCAAAAAGCAGGGATCAGTCTCCAGGAGCTCCACAGAGGCAGAGTATAGAGCCTTGGCAAACACTGCTGCAGATATTGCTTGGATCAGACAGGTGTTGCAGGATGTGAAATTCTTTCTACCTAATCCTCCTGTAATGTATTGTGACAATCTATCTGCCTTAGCACTTAGCTCCAATCCTGTCTACCATTCCAGGATCAAACATCTGGACATTGACTATCATTTTGTGCGAGAGAAAGTTCAGAAGAAAGACTTACTGGTACAGTATGTCCCTACAGAAGAACAAGTGGCAGATGTATTCACAAAAGGATTACATAGTCCTATATTCTCAAGACATTGTAGTCATCTTCGATTAGGAGATGTAACAGGGTAG